From the genome of Flavobacterium luteolum, one region includes:
- a CDS encoding ankyrin repeat domain-containing protein, with the protein MKKAVIILGAIFIFTNESKASTCPLSIKNRSEFLNYSNSPFHLAISKGDVESVKKFISYGANINNIVNNMTPLMVAARFNQVEIINILLEKGADIAIENDRGLTALNFAEFGKSTESIVILKEKQEKKYKRNRKGK; encoded by the coding sequence ATGAAAAAAGCAGTAATTATTTTAGGAGCAATTTTCATTTTTACAAATGAATCAAAAGCATCAACTTGCCCGTTAAGTATTAAGAATCGAAGTGAATTCTTAAACTATTCTAATTCACCATTTCATCTAGCTATAAGCAAGGGAGATGTTGAAAGCGTAAAAAAGTTTATATCGTATGGTGCCAATATCAACAATATTGTAAATAATATGACGCCTTTAATGGTAGCAGCAAGATTTAACCAAGTTGAAATTATTAATATTTTGCTCGAAAAAGGTGCAGACATAGCAATTGAAAATGATAGGGGGCTTACAGCTCTGAATTTTGCAGAATTTGGAAAATCGACAGAATCCATTGTCATTTTGAAAGAGAAGCAAGAGAAGAAGTATAAAAGAAATAGAAAAGGTAAATAA
- the gldF gene encoding gliding motility-associated ABC transporter permease subunit GldF — protein sequence MKSIILREIKSFFGSPIGYLVIAIFLISNGLFLWVFEGDYNILNTGYADLTPFFTLAPWILIFLIPAVTMRSFSDEKKQGTLELLLTKPLSIWEIVNGKFFGSFLLIILAIIPTLIYVKVISDLGSPEGNIDMGSTIGSYFGLLFLIASYSAIGIFTSTLSENQIVAFIVAVFLCFFFYFGFEGLASLIPGSNNFISILGMQSHFKSMSRGVIDTRDIIYFISIAIAFLSFTVYQLKSFKA from the coding sequence ATGAAGTCTATAATATTACGAGAAATAAAATCCTTTTTTGGTTCTCCTATTGGCTATTTAGTTATTGCGATTTTCTTAATCAGCAACGGACTATTTCTATGGGTCTTTGAAGGAGATTATAACATTCTAAATACCGGTTATGCCGATTTAACTCCATTTTTCACGTTAGCACCTTGGATTTTGATTTTCCTAATTCCAGCCGTAACCATGAGAAGTTTCTCTGACGAAAAAAAACAAGGAACTTTGGAATTACTTTTAACAAAACCTTTATCAATCTGGGAAATTGTAAATGGTAAATTCTTTGGCTCATTTTTACTGATTATTTTAGCCATTATTCCAACTTTAATTTACGTAAAAGTAATTTCAGATTTAGGTTCACCAGAAGGCAATATTGACATGGGAAGCACAATTGGTTCTTATTTCGGATTGTTGTTTTTAATCGCTTCCTATTCAGCAATCGGAATCTTCACTTCTACCCTTTCAGAAAATCAGATCGTGGCTTTTATTGTTGCCGTTTTTCTTTGCTTTTTCTTTTATTTTGGTTTTGAAGGTCTAGCTTCTTTAATTCCTGGCTCAAACAATTTTATTTCGATTTTAGGAATGCAGAGCCATTTTAAAAGTATGAGTCGTGGTGTCATTGATACTCGAGATATTATTTATTTCATAAGCATTGCCATTGCTTTCTTGTCTTTTACTGTTTACCAATTAAAATCTTTTAAAGCCTAA
- a CDS encoding SAM hydrolase/SAM-dependent halogenase family protein encodes MSIITLTTDYGLKDHFVGSLKGKILSENPEVQIVDISHDIDPFNTAEASYIIGAAYMSFPKGTVHLIGVDIERNKENQHIAMQWNDHYFICADNGILSMLTQKIVPQKIVAINIHDRFPIEATDLDIFIQVASHLSKGGLLNVIGKEIPAIKEATELQALVADDGNSIKGNIIYIDHFGNVVTNISKKQFLEISRGRPYEIVMNPKNIKTILPNYSAIATSDKYPIKTYEGEKLAIFNEAGFLEIAIFRSNPSKVGSANSLLGLNYRDVITIKFS; translated from the coding sequence ATGTCAATAATTACCCTTACTACAGACTACGGCTTAAAAGATCACTTTGTGGGGTCGCTGAAGGGTAAAATACTTTCTGAAAATCCAGAGGTTCAAATCGTTGACATTTCTCATGACATTGATCCCTTTAATACTGCCGAAGCAAGTTATATAATTGGCGCAGCTTATATGAGTTTCCCAAAAGGAACGGTACACTTAATTGGTGTTGATATTGAACGCAATAAAGAGAACCAGCATATAGCCATGCAATGGAACGATCACTACTTTATTTGTGCAGATAACGGAATCTTGAGCATGCTGACACAGAAAATCGTTCCACAAAAGATTGTGGCAATCAATATTCACGATCGTTTCCCGATTGAAGCTACAGATTTAGATATCTTCATTCAGGTCGCTTCTCACTTATCAAAAGGCGGTTTATTGAATGTAATTGGAAAAGAAATCCCTGCCATTAAAGAAGCTACCGAATTGCAAGCTCTTGTAGCAGATGACGGAAATTCTATAAAAGGAAACATCATTTACATTGACCATTTTGGAAACGTTGTAACTAATATCTCAAAAAAGCAATTCTTAGAAATTTCGCGCGGACGTCCGTATGAAATTGTGATGAATCCAAAAAACATCAAAACGATTCTGCCAAATTATTCGGCTATTGCAACTTCAGACAAATATCCGATTAAAACTTATGAAGGAGAAAAATTGGCTATTTTTAATGAAGCTGGTTTTCTTGAAATCGCTATTTTCAGAAGCAATCCTTCTAAAGTGGGTTCTGCAAATAGTCTTCTTGGATTGAATTATCGTGATGTGATTACTATTAAATTCTCCTAA
- a CDS encoding DsbA family oxidoreductase translates to MKIEIWSDIMCPFCYIGKRQLETALAVFPNDEFEIEWKSFQLDPTITAQPDMDVYTFLAERKGMSIEQSKEMHKGVAERAKSVGLDYNFDKAVISNSLNAHRIIQLAKTKNMGDRMEEILFKAYFTDGRDLNNGPTLIELGIQAGLEENEIREVLESDTLYLKEVQSDIKEAGEIGVQGVPFFVFDRKYAVSGAQPVETFVKTIQEVLK, encoded by the coding sequence ATGAAAATAGAAATTTGGTCGGACATCATGTGTCCGTTTTGTTATATCGGAAAAAGACAGTTGGAAACTGCGCTTGCAGTATTTCCAAATGACGAATTTGAAATTGAATGGAAAAGTTTTCAGCTTGATCCAACTATTACTGCTCAACCTGATATGGACGTTTACACGTTCTTAGCAGAAAGAAAAGGCATGTCGATTGAACAATCTAAAGAAATGCACAAAGGTGTCGCAGAACGCGCTAAAAGTGTTGGTTTAGATTATAATTTCGACAAAGCGGTAATCTCTAATTCCTTAAATGCTCATAGAATCATTCAATTGGCCAAAACCAAAAATATGGGCGATCGAATGGAAGAAATATTATTTAAAGCTTATTTTACTGATGGACGAGATTTAAACAACGGTCCTACGTTAATAGAATTAGGTATTCAGGCTGGTTTGGAAGAAAATGAAATTAGAGAAGTGTTAGAAAGCGATACTTTATATTTAAAAGAAGTGCAATCTGACATTAAAGAAGCTGGAGAAATTGGCGTTCAAGGCGTTCCGTTTTTTGTATTTGATCGTAAATATGCTGTTTCAGGAGCACAACCTGTAGAAACTTTTGTAAAAACAATTCAAGAGGTTTTAAAATAA
- a CDS encoding ankyrin repeat domain-containing protein produces MKKSVIYLGLALVTFGNVAMASNEISTSKNPVELRNYVGTPLNVAISKGDLETVKKFIEYGADVNQLSEDFTPLMTAALYNKHEIIKILLANGANPNVKNEKGYTALKYAQGSNASEAIALLKDLK; encoded by the coding sequence ATGAAAAAATCAGTTATTTATTTAGGACTAGCCTTAGTAACATTTGGAAATGTAGCAATGGCTTCAAATGAAATTTCAACTAGTAAAAATCCAGTTGAGCTTAGAAATTATGTAGGAACTCCTTTAAATGTTGCTATTAGCAAAGGAGATCTTGAAACTGTTAAGAAATTTATTGAATACGGCGCGGATGTAAACCAATTATCTGAAGATTTCACTCCTTTGATGACGGCCGCACTTTACAATAAACACGAAATCATAAAAATTTTATTGGCTAATGGAGCAAATCCAAATGTAAAAAATGAAAAAGGTTATACTGCATTAAAATATGCACAAGGATCAAATGCTTCTGAAGCAATTGCACTTTTGAAAGATTTGAAATAA
- a CDS encoding putative quinol monooxygenase has product MFVRIVKMSFHEEKIPDFLENFESVKHKIRNAEGNRFLELYQDKNDKCIFFTYSYWETEEDLENYRNSELFDTVWSFTKKLFNAKPEAWSVDKLVSLN; this is encoded by the coding sequence ATGTTTGTTCGAATAGTAAAAATGAGTTTTCACGAAGAAAAAATTCCTGATTTTCTAGAAAATTTTGAATCGGTGAAACACAAAATACGAAATGCCGAAGGAAATCGTTTTTTAGAATTGTATCAGGACAAAAATGACAAATGCATCTTTTTCACTTACAGTTACTGGGAAACCGAAGAAGATTTAGAAAATTATAGAAATTCTGAACTGTTTGATACTGTTTGGAGTTTTACAAAAAAACTATTCAATGCAAAGCCAGAAGCTTGGAGTGTTGATAAATTGGTGAGTTTAAATTAA
- the dnaN gene encoding DNA polymerase III subunit beta codes for MKFIVSSSYLLKQLQVLGSVINSNNTLPILDNFLFELNSNELTVSASDLETTMSATLSIDSTSKGSVAVPAKLLLEILKTFPEQPLTFTVEDNNTVEISSNSGKYALAYAAGEEFPKAVSLEDPSVTLVPAEVLATAVSKTIFAAGNDDLRPVMSGVFFQFSPEGLIFVATDAHKLVKYARTDVKASQVADFIMPKKPLNILKSILGTSDAEVKIEYNDSNATFSFDNYILMCRLIDGKYPNYEAVIPKENPNKLMIDRSLFLSSVKRVAIFSNKTTHQIRLKIAGAELNVSAEDIDYSNKAEERLTCDYQGDDLQIGFNSRFLTEMLTNLQSDMIMLEMSLPNRAGILTPVDGLEEGETVTMLVMPVMLNS; via the coding sequence ATGAAATTTATAGTATCGAGTTCATACTTATTAAAACAATTACAAGTTTTAGGTAGTGTAATCAATAGTAACAATACGTTGCCTATTTTAGACAACTTTTTATTTGAACTAAACAGCAATGAGTTGACCGTTTCGGCTTCAGATCTTGAAACAACAATGTCGGCTACATTATCGATCGATTCTACAAGCAAAGGAAGCGTAGCAGTTCCTGCTAAACTTTTGCTTGAAATTTTAAAAACGTTCCCAGAGCAGCCGTTAACTTTTACTGTTGAAGACAATAACACAGTAGAAATTAGTTCTAATTCTGGTAAATATGCATTGGCTTATGCTGCAGGAGAAGAATTCCCTAAAGCAGTAAGTCTTGAAGATCCATCTGTAACACTTGTTCCTGCAGAAGTTTTGGCAACTGCGGTTAGTAAAACTATTTTTGCTGCTGGAAACGATGATTTACGTCCGGTAATGTCTGGAGTTTTCTTCCAGTTTTCACCAGAAGGATTAATTTTCGTAGCAACAGATGCTCACAAATTGGTAAAATATGCGCGTACAGATGTAAAAGCATCTCAAGTAGCAGATTTCATTATGCCTAAAAAACCTTTAAACATTTTAAAAAGTATTTTAGGAACTTCTGATGCTGAAGTAAAAATTGAATATAACGATTCGAATGCGACTTTCTCATTTGACAATTATATCTTAATGTGTCGTTTAATCGACGGAAAATACCCTAATTACGAAGCGGTAATTCCAAAAGAGAATCCAAACAAATTAATGATTGACCGTTCTTTATTCTTAAGTTCTGTTAAACGTGTTGCGATTTTCTCTAACAAAACTACACATCAAATTCGTTTGAAAATTGCTGGAGCAGAATTAAATGTTTCTGCAGAAGATATTGACTACTCAAACAAAGCAGAAGAAAGATTGACTTGTGATTATCAAGGAGATGATTTACAAATTGGTTTCAACTCTCGTTTCTTGACTGAAATGCTGACAAACCTACAATCTGACATGATTATGCTTGAAATGTCGTTACCAAATAGAGCTGGTATTTTAACGCCAGTTGATGGTTTAGAAGAGGGAGAAACAGTTACTATGCTTGTAATGCCTGTAATGTTAAATAGTTAA
- a CDS encoding Cof-type HAD-IIB family hydrolase, giving the protein MTKPKNIKAVVSDLDGTLLNPQHRISEYTKSIFQELHNQGYLIIVATGRHHLDAFAIIDTLEVPVYLVSSNGGRIHSPNKEELFAFNLDSDIVKAALNIEIDPDVTVVLFKENVWQTNKWNERLNSFQAELKYRPELVDYKTIEDFKAIKIFFSCDNHEKLVKVRDAVLANSSEHLHHAFSLPTCLEFMDKSVDKAVAIEKVLEKEGFTLDEAISFGDGFNDLQMLSATGKGLIMGNAPSILKDALPDLEVINTNAEDGVARYIAAKILDKEFATT; this is encoded by the coding sequence ATGACAAAACCTAAAAATATAAAAGCTGTAGTAAGTGACCTTGACGGAACTTTACTCAACCCACAACACAGAATTTCAGAATATACAAAATCAATTTTTCAAGAACTTCACAATCAAGGCTACTTGATTATTGTAGCTACAGGACGTCATCACCTAGACGCATTCGCTATTATAGACACACTTGAAGTGCCAGTTTATCTTGTAAGTTCTAACGGAGGAAGAATCCATTCGCCAAACAAAGAAGAACTTTTTGCTTTTAATCTAGACAGCGATATTGTCAAAGCAGCTTTAAATATAGAAATTGACCCAGATGTTACAGTTGTATTGTTCAAAGAAAACGTTTGGCAGACTAATAAATGGAATGAAAGATTAAACTCTTTTCAAGCCGAATTGAAATATCGTCCTGAATTGGTCGACTATAAAACAATTGAAGATTTTAAAGCGATCAAAATTTTCTTTTCTTGCGACAATCATGAGAAATTGGTAAAAGTAAGAGATGCTGTTTTAGCCAATTCTTCAGAACATTTGCACCACGCTTTTAGCTTGCCAACTTGTTTAGAATTTATGGATAAATCGGTAGACAAGGCAGTTGCAATTGAAAAAGTGTTAGAAAAAGAAGGTTTTACTTTGGATGAAGCTATTTCGTTTGGAGATGGGTTTAATGATTTGCAAATGTTGTCAGCAACGGGAAAAGGTTTAATTATGGGAAATGCCCCATCAATTTTAAAAGATGCCTTACCAGATTTAGAAGTAATTAATACCAATGCCGAGGATGGAGTTGCAAGATATATTGCTGCTAAAATTCTGGATAAAGAATTTGCAACGACTTAA
- a CDS encoding ankyrin repeat domain-containing protein, whose amino-acid sequence MKKTVIVFGTALVVFANLATASNLKLESKNQIEIPFDLESPLHLAVCNGDIETVKKSIEYGADVNKIVRNMTPLMLAARFNNVEIVKILLANGAKPSIENAHGLRALDYARYAKAIESAAILKGLR is encoded by the coding sequence ATGAAAAAAACAGTAATCGTTTTCGGAACGGCTTTGGTCGTATTTGCAAATTTAGCAACAGCTTCTAATTTGAAGTTAGAAAGTAAAAATCAAATTGAAATACCTTTTGATTTAGAATCGCCTTTACATTTGGCGGTTTGTAATGGCGATATAGAAACCGTAAAGAAAAGCATTGAATATGGTGCAGATGTAAACAAAATTGTGCGAAACATGACACCTTTAATGCTTGCAGCTCGTTTTAACAATGTCGAAATTGTAAAAATTTTATTGGCAAATGGAGCTAAACCGTCAATTGAAAATGCACATGGACTTCGAGCATTGGATTATGCCAGATATGCAAAAGCAATAGAATCTGCTGCTATTTTAAAAGGGCTTAGATAA
- a CDS encoding PhoH family protein, with protein MNERIIELVDIAPKEFWGAQDSHLEIIKKYYPKLKIVARGTTLKAFGEKEVLDEFEKRFQRLMLHFTRYNNIDDNVIERVIMSDGQDEKRAYDHDKILVHGVGGKIVKAMTPNQQLLVDTVKKNDMVFAVGPAGTGKTYTGVAMAVKMLKDKEVKRIILTRPAVEAGENLGFLPGDMKEKLDPYMQPLYDALRDMIPNEKLEDYILKGIIQIAPLAFMRGRTLDNAFVILDEAQNTTHSQMKMFLTRMGKNAKFMITGDPGQVDLPRRTISGLKEALLVLKDIDGIGIIYLDDKDIVRHRLVKKVIDAYKQIENHD; from the coding sequence TTGAACGAAAGAATAATCGAGCTAGTAGACATTGCTCCAAAAGAGTTTTGGGGCGCACAGGATAGCCATCTAGAAATCATTAAAAAGTATTACCCAAAGCTTAAAATCGTAGCACGAGGGACAACTTTAAAAGCATTTGGCGAAAAAGAAGTTTTAGACGAATTCGAAAAAAGATTTCAAAGATTAATGCTTCACTTTACACGTTACAATAATATTGACGATAATGTAATAGAACGTGTAATAATGAGTGATGGTCAGGATGAAAAGAGAGCTTACGATCATGACAAAATCTTAGTTCATGGTGTTGGCGGTAAGATTGTAAAGGCAATGACTCCAAATCAGCAATTGCTGGTTGATACTGTAAAAAAGAACGATATGGTTTTTGCAGTAGGTCCAGCCGGAACAGGAAAAACGTACACGGGAGTTGCAATGGCTGTAAAAATGCTAAAGGATAAAGAAGTAAAAAGAATTATTCTGACGCGTCCTGCAGTTGAAGCTGGTGAAAACCTAGGTTTCTTGCCTGGAGATATGAAAGAAAAGCTAGATCCTTATATGCAGCCACTTTATGACGCATTACGCGATATGATTCCGAATGAAAAACTGGAAGATTATATTCTAAAAGGAATTATTCAAATTGCACCTTTGGCTTTCATGCGTGGACGAACTCTTGACAATGCTTTTGTAATTCTTGATGAAGCTCAGAATACCACTCACTCACAAATGAAAATGTTTTTGACCCGTATGGGGAAAAATGCCAAATTCATGATTACAGGTGATCCTGGACAGGTCGATTTACCGCGAAGAACCATTTCTGGTCTTAAGGAAGCACTTTTGGTTCTAAAAGACATTGATGGCATCGGAATTATTTATTTGGATGATAAAGATATCGTTCGCCACAGATTGGTTAAAAAGGTAATCGATGCATATAAGCAAATAGAAAATCACGATTAA
- a CDS encoding phosphoribosylaminoimidazolesuccinocarboxamide synthase, translated as MSNTITTTNFNFPNQKSVYRGKVREVYNINDELLVMVATDRLSAFDVVLPKGIPYKGQILNQIATKFMELTQDIVPNWLIATPDPNVAVGHLCDPFKVEMVIRGYLSGHAAREYAAGRKQICGVTMAEGLKENDKFPEPIITPTTKADNGSHDEDISREDILAKGIVSEEDYLVLEKYTRALFQRGTEIAAKRGLILVDTKYEFGKTKDGVIVLIDEIHTPDSSRYFYAEGYEERQEKGEEQKQLSKEFVRRWLIENGFQGQEGQQIPNMTDEYIESVSERYIELYENILGEKFVKADIANIDQRIEKNVLDYLSSK; from the coding sequence ATGAGTAATACAATCACAACTACAAATTTTAATTTCCCGAATCAGAAATCAGTTTACCGCGGAAAAGTTAGAGAAGTTTATAATATTAACGACGAACTTTTAGTAATGGTGGCTACCGATAGACTTTCTGCTTTTGATGTAGTTTTGCCAAAAGGAATTCCGTATAAAGGACAAATCCTAAATCAGATTGCAACAAAATTTATGGAATTGACACAAGATATCGTTCCAAACTGGCTGATTGCTACTCCAGATCCAAACGTTGCTGTTGGACATTTATGTGATCCTTTTAAAGTAGAAATGGTTATTCGTGGTTATTTGTCTGGACATGCAGCTCGTGAATACGCAGCAGGTAGAAAACAAATCTGCGGCGTTACTATGGCTGAAGGTTTAAAAGAAAACGATAAATTTCCTGAGCCAATTATTACGCCGACTACAAAAGCAGACAATGGTTCTCATGACGAAGATATTTCTCGCGAAGATATTTTAGCAAAAGGAATTGTTTCTGAAGAAGATTATTTAGTTTTAGAAAAATATACTCGTGCTTTATTTCAGAGAGGAACTGAAATCGCTGCTAAACGCGGATTGATTTTGGTAGATACAAAATATGAGTTTGGAAAAACAAAAGATGGTGTTATTGTTTTAATTGATGAAATTCATACTCCAGATTCTTCTCGTTATTTCTACGCTGAAGGATATGAAGAAAGACAAGAAAAAGGAGAGGAGCAAAAACAATTATCTAAAGAGTTTGTTCGTCGTTGGTTGATCGAAAATGGTTTTCAAGGGCAAGAAGGACAGCAGATTCCAAATATGACAGACGAATATATCGAGTCAGTTTCTGAAAGATATATCGAATTGTATGAGAATATTTTAGGAGAAAAATTTGTAAAAGCTGATATTGCCAATATTGATCAGCGTATCGAGAAAAATGTATTAGATTATCTTTCTTCAAAATAA
- a CDS encoding SRPBCC family protein, whose protein sequence is MIFIKRILVILILLISIVLIAAYFMPKEYSVEREITINKPADSIFKYVRSLKNQNEFSVWANIDPKMKVHYRGIDGMVGSVSSWESNVKEVGVGEQEITKIIENRRLDFALRFKKPMDDTAVGFMSTEPVSGNQTKVKWGISGVIPYPTNIMLPMLRMDQMIGNDLQKGLENLKDEME, encoded by the coding sequence ATGATTTTTATAAAAAGAATTTTAGTTATTTTAATTTTACTTATTTCAATTGTTTTAATCGCTGCTTATTTTATGCCGAAGGAATATTCGGTTGAAAGAGAAATAACAATCAATAAACCCGCTGATAGCATTTTTAAATATGTTAGATCACTTAAAAATCAAAACGAGTTTAGCGTTTGGGCTAATATAGATCCAAAAATGAAAGTCCATTATAGAGGAATTGACGGCATGGTAGGTTCTGTTTCTTCTTGGGAAAGCAATGTCAAAGAAGTTGGTGTTGGAGAACAGGAAATTACCAAAATAATAGAAAACAGACGTTTAGATTTTGCGCTTCGTTTTAAAAAACCAATGGACGATACCGCTGTTGGTTTTATGTCGACAGAACCTGTTTCTGGAAATCAGACAAAAGTTAAATGGGGAATCAGTGGTGTAATTCCATACCCTACTAATATTATGCTTCCAATGTTAAGAATGGATCAGATGATTGGAAACGATTTACAGAAAGGTCTTGAAAATTTAAAAGATGAAATGGAATAG
- a CDS encoding YidH family protein produces the protein MSPKNDQEVMNEYLSNERTLLAWLRTGIGIMVFGFVAVKFSLFLKQVPAKHLAETVPPNSNFTIYLGIGLLIAGALTILLSYLRYIHTIKLLKKGKYQYSTAMLTFITMMLFILSISLIAYLIIAASA, from the coding sequence ATGTCGCCAAAAAATGATCAGGAAGTTATGAATGAATATTTGTCTAATGAAAGAACTTTATTAGCATGGCTTCGTACTGGAATTGGGATCATGGTTTTTGGATTTGTGGCAGTAAAATTTTCTTTATTTCTAAAACAGGTTCCCGCTAAACATTTAGCAGAAACTGTCCCGCCCAATAGTAACTTTACCATCTATTTAGGAATTGGTTTATTAATTGCTGGCGCATTAACTATTTTGCTGTCTTACCTACGGTACATTCACACTATCAAACTATTAAAAAAAGGAAAGTATCAATATTCAACCGCAATGCTTACCTTTATTACAATGATGCTTTTTATATTGAGCATATCACTTATAGCTTATCTAATTATCGCAGCAAGCGCGTAA
- the gldG gene encoding gliding motility-associated ABC transporter substrate-binding protein GldG: protein MKLSTKHNLKTLGITIFILVVLNVLGTLFFHRFDLTKDKRYTLSPTSLGIVKQVKNPLSIKIYMAGDLPADFRRLQQETKQLLEEFQAYNSNIVFEFVDPLENEEESDELTKSLFQKGLTPINITVDDKGKQSQAMVFPWAVAVYNNKEVNIPLLKNIMGASTTQKVIGSIQHLEYSIAGAINKITKDKQKKVAIIKGNGELNEIHVAKMLMQIRESYFIGPFTLDSVAKDPNGTLNALKKYDLAIISKPTEKFSDEEKEVLDQFIMNGGKTLWLIDQVAADMDSLYNDMGATLAYPRDLNLNDMFFKYGFRINPDLIKDEQGSPIKLATGEQGSATQYQDFIWKFAPQVYPTSQHAIVKNLGGIKFDFANPIDTLKNGIKKTVLLQSSQYSKTVGSPVEVNLNMVTEKTTPQDYLNKGNKPLAVLLEGSFHSAFENRVLPFKDNSFATKGKPNKMIVVADGDIARNQLDKNMMPVELGYDQRTGNLYDNKDFVMNCINYLLDDTGLINIRSKDVELPLLDKEKVYESYTFTQFITIGVPILILLVFGLVFTFVRKRKYSK from the coding sequence ATGAAACTATCTACTAAACATAACTTAAAGACGTTAGGCATCACAATTTTTATTTTAGTTGTATTAAATGTCCTTGGAACCTTATTTTTTCACCGTTTTGATTTAACCAAAGACAAACGTTATACCTTATCGCCAACTTCGTTAGGAATTGTAAAACAAGTCAAAAATCCGCTTTCTATAAAAATATATATGGCAGGTGATCTTCCAGCCGATTTTAGACGTTTACAACAGGAAACCAAACAATTATTGGAAGAATTTCAAGCCTATAATAGCAATATTGTTTTTGAATTTGTTGATCCGTTAGAAAATGAAGAAGAAAGTGACGAATTGACAAAATCGCTTTTCCAAAAAGGATTAACTCCAATAAACATTACTGTTGATGATAAAGGAAAACAATCTCAGGCGATGGTTTTTCCGTGGGCAGTTGCGGTTTATAACAACAAAGAAGTTAATATTCCATTATTAAAAAACATAATGGGAGCTTCTACAACTCAGAAAGTAATAGGGTCAATTCAGCATTTAGAATATTCTATTGCAGGTGCTATTAATAAAATCACAAAAGACAAACAGAAAAAAGTTGCGATCATAAAAGGAAACGGTGAATTAAACGAAATTCACGTTGCTAAAATGCTAATGCAGATTCGCGAAAGTTATTTTATTGGACCATTCACTTTAGATTCAGTTGCTAAAGATCCGAACGGAACTTTAAATGCATTAAAAAAATACGATTTAGCCATTATTTCTAAACCAACAGAAAAATTTTCTGACGAAGAAAAAGAGGTTCTGGATCAGTTTATTATGAACGGCGGAAAAACACTTTGGCTAATTGACCAAGTCGCTGCCGATATGGACAGTTTATATAATGATATGGGCGCAACTCTGGCATATCCAAGAGATTTAAATTTGAACGATATGTTCTTTAAATACGGATTCAGAATTAACCCTGATTTAATTAAAGACGAGCAAGGAAGCCCGATTAAACTAGCAACTGGCGAACAAGGGAGTGCAACGCAATATCAGGATTTTATCTGGAAATTTGCACCACAGGTTTATCCAACTAGCCAACATGCTATCGTTAAAAATCTAGGCGGAATTAAATTCGATTTCGCAAATCCGATTGACACTTTGAAAAACGGAATTAAGAAAACCGTTTTATTACAATCTTCTCAATACTCTAAAACAGTTGGCTCTCCTGTAGAAGTTAATCTGAATATGGTTACCGAAAAAACAACTCCGCAGGATTATTTGAATAAGGGAAATAAACCGCTTGCTGTTTTATTGGAAGGTTCTTTTCATTCTGCTTTTGAAAATAGAGTATTGCCTTTTAAAGACAATTCTTTTGCAACAAAAGGAAAGCCAAACAAAATGATTGTTGTTGCCGACGGAGATATTGCAAGAAATCAATTGGATAAAAATATGATGCCCGTTGAGCTAGGTTACGATCAAAGAACAGGAAATCTATATGATAATAAAGACTTCGTTATGAATTGTATCAATTATCTTTTAGACGATACTGGACTTATTAACATTAGAAGTAAAGATGTAGAATTGCCTTTGTTAGATAAAGAAAAAGTATACGAAAGCTATACCTTTACTCAATTCATAACTATCGGAGTTCCAATTCTAATTTTATTGGTTTTCGGACTTGTATTTACTTTTGTAAGAAAAAGAAAATACAGCAAATAG